The following coding sequences lie in one Oncorhynchus nerka isolate Pitt River linkage group LG14, Oner_Uvic_2.0, whole genome shotgun sequence genomic window:
- the LOC115123423 gene encoding C-type natriuretic peptide 1-like: MLYPALLCSALLLIAPLGHTEGRTLHPSPDAIQFVEQFLDRYNDLTLDDLENLVSSQPEEPSAFTSGVKVAEYPKWADIPAQGDSTWLRLLKGTLANQKRAVTDRSRRGWNRGCFGLKLDRIGSMSGLGC; this comes from the exons ATGCTGTACccagctctgctctgttctgctctgctcctgATAGCACCCCTGGGGCACACAGAGGGGCGCACCCTGCACCCCTCACCTGATGCCATCCAG TTTGTTGAGCAGTTTCTGGATCGCTACAACGACCTGACCCTGGATGACCTGGAGAACCTGGTGAGCAGCCAACCAGAGGAGCCCTCTGCTTTTACTTCCGGGGTCAAAGTCGCTGAGTACCCCAAATGGGCTGACATACCAGCACAGGGCGACAGCACCTGGCTCCGCCTCCTGAAGGGGACCCTGGCCAATCAGAAAAGAGCTGTGACGGACCGGTCGAGGAGGGGGTGGAACCGAGGATGCTTCGGGCTCAAACTGGACAGGATCGGGTCAATGAGTGGACTGGGCTGCTAG
- the LOC115142010 gene encoding glyceraldehyde-3-phosphate dehydrogenase, protein MVKVGVNGFGRIGRLVTRAAFHSKKGVEIVAINDPFIDLDYMVYMFKYDSTHGRFHGEVKAEGGKLVIDGHKITVFHERDPANIKWGDAGATYVVESTGVFTTIEKASTHLKGGAKRVVISAPSADAPMFVMGVNHEKYDNSLKVVSNASCTTNCLAPLAKVIHDNYHIIEGLMSTVHAVTATQKTVDGPSGKLWRDGRGASQNIIPASTGAAKAVGKVIPELNGKITGMAFRVPTPNVSVVDLTVRLEKPASYDAIKKVVKAAAEGPMKGILGYTEQQVVSSDFNGDTHSSIFDAGAGIALNDHFVKLVTWYDNEFGYSNRVIDLMAHMATKE, encoded by the exons ATGGTGAAAGTAGGTGTCAATGG ATTCGGCCGTATCGGGCGTCTGGTTACCCGTGCTGCATTCCACTCCAAGAAGGGAGTTGAGATTGTTGCCATCAACGACCCCTTCATCGACCTGGACTACATG GTCTACATGTTCAAGTATGACTCCACCCACGGACGTTTCCACGGTGAGGTCAAGGCTGAGGGTGGCAAGCTGGTCATCGATGGACACAAAATCACTGTGTTCCACGA gAGAGACCCAGCTAACATCAAGTGGGGAGATGCTGGTGCCACCTATGTAGTTGAGTCAACAGGTGTTTTCACCACCATTGAGAAGGCCTCT ACCCATCTGAAGGGCGGTGCCAAGAGGGTTGTCATCTCTGCTCCCAGCGCTGATGCACCCATGTTCGTCATGGGCGTCAACCACGAGAAGTACGACAACTCCCTCAAGGTTGTCAG CAATGCTTCATGCACAACCAACTGCCTGGCTCCCCTGGCCAAGGTCATCCACGATAACTACCACATCATTGAGGGTCTGATG agcaccGTTCATGCCGTCACCGCCACCCAGAAGACTGTTGATGGTCCTTCTGGAAAGCTGTGGAGGGATGGACGTGGTGCCAGCCAGAACATCATCCCTGCCTCCACCGGAGCAGCCAAGGCTGTCGGCAAGGTCATCCCCGAGCTGAACGG CAAGATCACTGGCATGGCCTTCCGTGTCCCCACCCCCAACGTCTCAGTGGTGGACTTGACCGTCCGTCTGGAGAAGCCT GCCAGCTACGACGCCATCAAGAAGGTTGTCAAGGCTGCTGCCGAAGGACCCATGAAGGGAATTCTCGGCTACACGGAGCAACAGGTTGTGTCTTCAGACTTCAACGGTGACACCCACTCCTCCATCTTTGATGCCGGCGCTGGCATTGCTCTGAACGACCACTTCGTCAAGCTGGTCACATG gtaTGACAATGAGTTCGGCTACAGCAACCGCGTCATTGACCTGATGGCTCACATGGCCACCAAGGAGTAA